Proteins from a genomic interval of Phenylobacterium sp. LH3H17:
- the cysD gene encoding sulfate adenylyltransferase subunit CysD: MQAQAPAISTETLTHLQRLEAESIHIMREVAAEAERPVMLYSIGKDSAVMLHLAAKAFYPSKPPFPLLHVDTTWKFRAMYEMRERMAKELGFELLVHKNPEAVERNINPFDHGSALHTDIWKTEGLKQALDKYGFDAAFGGARRDEEKSRAKERIFSFRSAQHRWDPKNQRPELWKLYNARKNPGESVRVFPISNWTELDIWQYIHLENIPIVPLYFSDVRPVVERDGALIMVDDERMPLRTGEIPAMKSVRFRTLGCYPLTGAVESTAATLPEIIQEMLLTTTSERQGRMIDHDQAASMEKKKQEGYF; encoded by the coding sequence ATGCAGGCGCAGGCGCCGGCGATCTCCACCGAGACCCTGACCCATCTCCAGCGCCTGGAGGCCGAGAGCATCCACATAATGCGCGAGGTGGCGGCCGAGGCCGAGCGCCCGGTGATGCTCTATTCCATCGGCAAGGACTCGGCCGTGATGCTGCATCTGGCGGCCAAGGCCTTCTATCCCTCCAAGCCGCCCTTCCCCCTGCTGCACGTGGACACGACCTGGAAGTTCCGGGCCATGTACGAGATGCGCGAGCGCATGGCCAAGGAGCTGGGCTTCGAGCTGCTGGTGCACAAGAACCCCGAGGCCGTCGAGCGGAACATCAACCCGTTCGACCACGGCAGCGCCCTGCATACGGATATCTGGAAGACCGAGGGCCTGAAGCAGGCGCTCGACAAGTACGGCTTCGACGCGGCCTTCGGCGGCGCGCGACGCGACGAGGAGAAGTCGAGGGCGAAGGAGCGCATCTTCTCGTTCCGCTCGGCCCAGCACCGCTGGGACCCCAAGAACCAGCGCCCGGAGCTCTGGAAACTCTACAACGCCCGCAAGAACCCCGGCGAGAGCGTGCGGGTGTTCCCGATCTCCAACTGGACCGAGCTGGACATCTGGCAATACATCCACCTGGAGAACATCCCCATCGTCCCGCTCTACTTCTCCGATGTCCGGCCGGTGGTGGAGCGCGACGGCGCCCTGATCATGGTCGACGACGAGCGCATGCCCCTGCGGACCGGTGAGATCCCGGCGATGAAGTCCGTGCGCTTCCGCACACTCGGCTGCTACCCGCTCACCGGCGCCGTGGAGAGCACCGCGGCCACCCTGCCCGAGATCATCCAGGAAATGCTGCTCACCACCACCAGCGAGCGCCAGGGCCGGATGATCGACCATGACCAGGCCGCCTCGATGGAGAAGAAGAAGCAGGAGGGCTATTTCTGA
- a CDS encoding methylated-DNA--[protein]-cysteine S-methyltransferase, translating to MPRPPEPLFLDRIDTPVGDGLVVFDADGALRAFDWVSHEARMHLLLRRQNGPVTLTDRAAPKAIAEAFAAYFGGNLQAIDTLVCRTGGTAFQRSVWAALRAIPAGETWSYKRLAEAIGKPAAVRAVGLANGANPIGIVAPCHRVIGSDGSLTGYGGGIERKRWLLGHEGATFRDLAA from the coding sequence ATGCCCAGGCCGCCTGAACCCCTGTTCCTCGATCGCATCGACACCCCGGTCGGGGACGGCCTGGTGGTGTTCGACGCCGACGGGGCGCTACGCGCTTTCGACTGGGTCAGCCACGAGGCGCGGATGCACCTGCTGCTGCGCCGCCAGAATGGCCCCGTGACCCTGACGGACCGCGCCGCGCCCAAAGCGATCGCCGAGGCCTTCGCTGCGTATTTCGGAGGAAATCTGCAAGCCATCGACACCCTCGTTTGCCGAACTGGCGGTACGGCGTTCCAGCGGAGCGTCTGGGCCGCCTTGCGCGCGATCCCGGCTGGAGAGACCTGGAGCTACAAGCGTCTGGCCGAGGCGATCGGCAAGCCGGCGGCCGTGCGCGCCGTGGGCCTGGCCAACGGCGCCAATCCCATCGGGATCGTGGCGCCCTGCCATCGGGTGATCGGCAGCGACGGCAGCCTGACCGGCTATGGCGGCGGTATCGAGCGCAAGCGCTGGCTGCTGGGACACGAGGGGGCGACCTTCCGTGATCTCGCCGCCTGA
- the dgcA gene encoding N-acetyl-D-Glu racemase DgcA, with protein sequence MRRRLSLRDERWPTRDAFVIARGAKSEAHVLLAQIEQDGVVGRGEAVPYARYGETMAGELAGAEALRDAVERGASRLELQDLAPAGAARNALDCALWDLEAKLTGTPAWALAGLRGLEPVTTCFTLSLDAPAAMAAAARAAAHRPLLKLKIGGAGDIDRVAAVREAAPASRLVVDANEALGFEDLRRLAPDLALLGVQLIEQPLRAGEDAALEGYDCPVLLCADESLHTRADLADCARRYGAVNIKLDKCGGLTEALAVAAQARAMGLQVMAGCMVATSLAMAPAMILAQGAEVVDLDGPLLLARDRAPGLVFTGSEIAPPSRDLWG encoded by the coding sequence TTGAGGCGACGGCTCAGCCTTCGCGACGAGCGTTGGCCGACCCGCGACGCCTTCGTTATCGCCCGCGGCGCCAAGAGCGAGGCTCATGTGCTGCTGGCGCAGATCGAGCAGGATGGCGTCGTCGGCCGCGGCGAGGCGGTGCCCTACGCCCGATACGGCGAGACCATGGCCGGCGAACTGGCTGGGGCGGAGGCCCTGCGCGACGCGGTCGAGCGGGGCGCGAGCCGGCTGGAACTGCAGGACCTCGCGCCGGCCGGCGCCGCGCGCAACGCCCTGGACTGCGCCCTCTGGGACCTGGAGGCCAAGCTGACGGGGACGCCCGCCTGGGCGCTGGCGGGTCTGCGGGGGTTGGAGCCGGTCACGACCTGCTTCACCCTTAGCCTGGACGCGCCCGCCGCGATGGCCGCGGCGGCGCGGGCGGCGGCCCACCGGCCGCTGCTGAAGCTGAAAATCGGCGGCGCCGGGGATATCGACCGGGTCGCGGCGGTTCGAGAAGCCGCGCCGGCGAGCCGGCTGGTGGTCGACGCCAACGAGGCCCTGGGATTCGAGGACCTGCGGCGGCTGGCGCCGGATCTGGCCCTATTGGGGGTCCAACTGATCGAACAGCCCCTGCGGGCTGGCGAGGACGCGGCGCTTGAAGGCTACGACTGTCCGGTCCTGCTGTGCGCCGATGAAAGCCTGCACACCCGCGCCGATCTCGCCGACTGCGCGCGGCGCTATGGGGCGGTGAACATCAAGCTCGACAAGTGCGGCGGCTTGACCGAGGCGCTGGCCGTGGCGGCGCAGGCCCGCGCCATGGGGCTGCAGGTGATGGCCGGCTGCATGGTCGCCACCTCGCTCGCCATGGCGCCCGCGATGATCTTGGCGCAGGGCGCCGAGGTGGTGGACCTGGACGGGCCGCTGCTGCTCGCCCGGGACCGGGCGCCGGGGCTGGTGTTCACCGGCTCGGAAATCGCCCCGCCCTCGCGGGACCTCTGGGGCTAG
- a CDS encoding DUF4112 domain-containing protein: MEVSKDRAHRAWRHAERIKRLSDRLVGVGPIGVGLDGLLAWVPVAGTVYSLGAGALLISEGIASGAKPVTLARMAAYIALDSASSVPPVVGWIVDTLFPGHLMAANALQKDIEARHGPSELADDWLRPKRRKGVLSPKR, from the coding sequence ATGGAAGTCTCCAAAGACAGGGCCCACCGAGCCTGGCGGCACGCCGAACGGATAAAACGCCTTTCCGACCGGCTGGTGGGTGTCGGGCCGATTGGCGTCGGCCTGGACGGCCTGCTGGCCTGGGTTCCCGTGGCGGGGACGGTCTACAGCCTGGGCGCCGGGGCGCTATTGATCTCCGAGGGGATCGCGTCCGGCGCCAAACCCGTCACCCTGGCCCGGATGGCGGCCTATATCGCGCTCGACTCGGCCAGCTCCGTGCCGCCGGTGGTGGGCTGGATCGTAGACACCTTGTTCCCTGGCCACCTGATGGCGGCCAACGCGCTTCAGAAGGACATCGAGGCTCGCCACGGCCCGTCCGAACTGGCGGACGACTGGCTGCGGCCGAAGCGCCGCAAGGGCGTGCTGTCGCCTAAGCGCTGA
- a CDS encoding polar localization protein TipN codes for MPELDLSAEEELFAMPPLPPTREAEPQAAAPLSPIPPQAEVAVASPQTPARRLQSHEAATSEAPSGWPIYLAAFVVSVLWAAAPIAFAWGYRRAVAPFDYEPFALMVFALMALGPALFVWLAAYMVRQGQKLSAETHRAKVLADEMVSPALAAGAQTYDVVNSIREEIAQAGVAAHEARETLVALRDALAVETEHLVVAAANSARTAAELAQTLGREREEMGGLSKTLDAQATAVSDTITQQARMVAEASDLAETQLREAEAALAARAADLAAAAGETSDAARTAAEDLTRHIARLETAGLGVSEQIRAVETGLAEQRAGLVSAAHALRGDQETFAVEAEGHGAQLAEFISQARLSTVEMGDRAVKGGESLRQMITEAAEQFRELAEQARAERDEFGQSTLHAMEAVSQAAAAERARLEEQTRVTIEALGRAAEETRQAAERHAETARNQVDQLSEAAFTAGQQANKVFETRLAEARALIEQSTQMVEQAGAATAGKLEEGARTARATLDELAALLVEVEARAAQMPVTARGQAEQVRKAVADSIDEMMDHARRTADETQAIDEVFQERVRRNYEMLSEAVRMMGAVAGTSAMPPPVSALRERLARPEPKAAPAPVPEPQPEPVAVAPPAPEPLAEPVRVVEVVAEAEPDLELTEPVKAADAQASLRQRLRLTPTATDSEFSQVFGQAGGRDSQGGDGWTWKDLLSAIDEQEVEAPQQHAPLEDTLAGEIGAMGIDPAALLPRSRVDELAAAIQARDLNGAREVVRRLAPAATRRLARRLATDEALKGQVVTYLARYHGLLDDAASRDHEGFQVASLLSSEAGRTYLLFDAAVGDLA; via the coding sequence ATGCCCGAACTGGATCTCTCCGCCGAGGAGGAACTGTTCGCCATGCCGCCCCTGCCGCCGACTCGGGAGGCCGAGCCCCAGGCCGCCGCGCCGCTGTCGCCGATTCCGCCGCAGGCCGAGGTCGCCGTCGCGTCGCCGCAAACTCCGGCGCGCCGGCTGCAGAGCCACGAAGCAGCGACTAGCGAGGCGCCGTCGGGCTGGCCGATCTACCTGGCGGCGTTCGTGGTGTCGGTGCTGTGGGCCGCCGCGCCCATCGCCTTCGCCTGGGGCTATCGGCGCGCAGTCGCGCCTTTCGACTACGAGCCCTTCGCGCTGATGGTGTTCGCCCTGATGGCGTTGGGACCCGCCCTGTTCGTCTGGCTGGCCGCCTACATGGTCCGCCAGGGCCAGAAGCTGAGCGCCGAAACTCACCGTGCCAAGGTGCTGGCCGACGAGATGGTGAGCCCCGCACTGGCCGCCGGCGCCCAGACCTATGACGTCGTGAACAGCATCCGTGAAGAGATCGCTCAGGCCGGCGTCGCGGCGCACGAGGCGCGCGAGACCCTGGTGGCCTTGCGCGACGCCCTGGCGGTGGAGACCGAACACCTGGTGGTCGCCGCGGCCAACTCCGCCCGCACCGCCGCCGAGCTCGCCCAGACCCTTGGCCGAGAGCGCGAGGAGATGGGCGGCCTGTCCAAGACCCTCGACGCCCAGGCCACGGCGGTCTCCGACACCATCACCCAGCAGGCGCGCATGGTGGCCGAGGCCTCCGACCTGGCCGAGACTCAGCTCCGCGAGGCCGAGGCGGCCCTCGCCGCCCGCGCCGCCGATCTGGCCGCCGCCGCCGGTGAGACCAGCGACGCCGCGCGCACCGCCGCCGAGGACCTTACTCGCCACATCGCCCGTCTGGAGACCGCGGGCCTGGGCGTGTCCGAGCAGATCAGGGCGGTGGAGACCGGGCTCGCTGAACAGCGGGCCGGTCTGGTCTCGGCGGCGCATGCCCTGCGCGGAGACCAGGAAACCTTCGCGGTCGAGGCCGAGGGCCACGGTGCGCAATTGGCGGAATTCATCAGCCAGGCACGACTGTCGACCGTTGAGATGGGCGATCGGGCGGTAAAGGGTGGCGAGAGCCTGCGCCAGATGATCACCGAGGCTGCCGAGCAGTTCCGCGAGCTGGCCGAGCAGGCCAGGGCCGAGCGCGACGAGTTCGGCCAGTCGACCCTGCACGCCATGGAGGCCGTCTCCCAGGCCGCGGCCGCCGAGCGCGCGCGGCTGGAGGAGCAGACCCGCGTGACGATCGAGGCCTTGGGGCGCGCAGCCGAGGAGACCCGCCAGGCCGCCGAGCGCCACGCCGAGACCGCCCGCAACCAGGTGGACCAGCTCTCGGAGGCCGCCTTCACCGCCGGTCAGCAGGCCAACAAGGTGTTCGAGACCCGGTTGGCCGAGGCCCGCGCTCTGATCGAGCAGTCGACCCAGATGGTGGAGCAGGCCGGCGCGGCGACCGCCGGCAAGCTTGAAGAGGGCGCCAGGACCGCTCGCGCCACCCTGGACGAACTGGCCGCCTTGCTGGTCGAGGTCGAGGCTCGCGCGGCCCAGATGCCGGTCACGGCGCGTGGCCAGGCCGAGCAGGTCCGCAAGGCGGTGGCCGACAGCATCGACGAGATGATGGACCACGCACGGCGCACGGCCGACGAGACCCAGGCCATCGACGAGGTGTTCCAGGAACGCGTGCGGCGCAATTACGAGATGCTGAGCGAGGCTGTGCGGATGATGGGGGCGGTGGCCGGCACCAGCGCCATGCCGCCGCCCGTCTCCGCCCTACGCGAGCGGCTCGCGCGTCCCGAACCCAAGGCCGCGCCGGCTCCGGTCCCCGAGCCGCAGCCGGAGCCCGTGGCGGTCGCCCCGCCCGCGCCCGAACCCCTGGCCGAACCCGTGCGTGTGGTGGAAGTGGTCGCCGAGGCGGAACCCGACCTGGAATTGACCGAGCCGGTGAAGGCGGCGGACGCCCAGGCCAGCCTGCGCCAACGCCTGCGCCTCACGCCGACCGCCACCGACTCGGAGTTCAGCCAGGTCTTCGGACAGGCCGGCGGGCGCGACAGCCAGGGGGGCGACGGCTGGACCTGGAAGGACCTGCTGTCGGCCATCGACGAGCAAGAGGTCGAGGCGCCCCAGCAGCATGCGCCCCTGGAGGACACCCTGGCGGGCGAGATCGGGGCCATGGGCATCGATCCGGCGGCCCTTCTGCCGCGCAGCCGCGTCGATGAACTGGCTGCGGCCATCCAGGCCCGCGACCTAAACGGCGCTCGCGAGGTCGTGCGCCGCCTGGCGCCGGCCGCCACCCGCCGCCTGGCGCGGCGGCTGGCCACCGACGAGGCGCTCAAGGGCCAGGTGGTGACCTATCTGGCGCGCTACCACGGCTTGCTCGACGACGCGGCGAGCCGAGACCATGAAGGCTTCCAGGTGGCGAGCCTGCTCAGTTCCGAGGCCGGCCGGACCTATCTGTTGTTCGACGCCGCGGTCGGCGACCTGGCTTGA
- a CDS encoding AlkA N-terminal domain-containing protein, translated as MDDDACYRAFQTRDVRFDGRIFSGVKTTGIYCRPVCPARIPKRENMTFHRSAAAAQEAGFRPCLRCRPETSPDLGSWRGTSNTVSRALALIEAGAMDAGDVDALAGRLGVGERQLRRLFQQHVGASPVAVAQTRRVLLAKQLLHETRLPMAEVALAAGFGSVRRFNETFQQLFRRPPGTLRRLGGAEIAAGEGEAATIRLPYRAPYDWPAMLAFLSARAIPGVETVANGRYARSLAVGDARGVVMVEPGEGPYLKVTLRFPKVQAWPAIIAKVRRVFDLAADPAIIEAHLSEDPDLAPLVAARPGLRAPGAWDGFELSVRAVLGQQITVHAARQLAGKISAAHGEPLLDEAANKMGLTQFFPTPERLALVDVETLGMPRARGRALVGLAAAAAADPDLFGTRRSLDEAVAALRALPGIGEWTAQYIAMRALREPDAFPSADIGLMRALESPDGVRPTPAELLVRAERWRPWRAYAASHLWAADPKNPSETKHAQAA; from the coding sequence ATGGATGACGACGCCTGCTACCGCGCCTTTCAGACCCGCGACGTCCGTTTCGACGGACGCATCTTCAGCGGGGTGAAGACCACGGGGATCTATTGCCGCCCGGTCTGCCCGGCGCGGATCCCCAAGCGCGAGAACATGACCTTCCACCGGTCGGCCGCCGCGGCCCAGGAGGCGGGGTTCCGCCCCTGCCTGCGTTGCCGCCCCGAAACCTCGCCCGACCTGGGGTCGTGGCGTGGCACCTCGAACACCGTCTCGCGGGCGCTGGCCCTGATCGAGGCCGGTGCGATGGACGCCGGCGATGTCGACGCCCTGGCCGGCCGGCTGGGCGTGGGCGAGCGCCAGCTGCGCCGGCTGTTCCAGCAGCATGTGGGCGCCTCGCCGGTGGCGGTCGCCCAGACCCGGCGGGTGCTGCTGGCCAAGCAGCTCCTGCATGAGACCCGCCTACCCATGGCCGAGGTGGCGCTGGCCGCCGGCTTCGGCAGCGTGCGGCGGTTCAACGAGACCTTCCAGCAGCTCTTCCGTCGACCTCCCGGGACCCTGCGCCGGCTGGGCGGAGCCGAGATCGCCGCTGGCGAGGGTGAGGCCGCGACGATCCGGCTTCCCTATCGCGCGCCCTATGACTGGCCGGCCATGCTGGCCTTCCTGTCCGCCCGCGCCATCCCGGGCGTCGAGACAGTCGCCAACGGCCGCTATGCCCGAAGCCTGGCGGTGGGCGACGCGCGCGGCGTGGTCATGGTCGAGCCGGGCGAGGGGCCTTACCTGAAGGTCACCCTGCGGTTCCCCAAGGTCCAGGCCTGGCCGGCCATCATCGCCAAGGTGCGCCGGGTGTTCGACCTGGCCGCCGACCCGGCGATCATCGAGGCGCACCTCTCCGAGGATCCCGACCTGGCGCCGCTGGTGGCGGCGCGACCGGGCCTGCGCGCGCCGGGCGCCTGGGACGGGTTCGAGCTGTCGGTCCGCGCGGTGCTTGGCCAGCAGATCACTGTCCACGCGGCACGCCAGCTGGCAGGCAAGATCTCCGCGGCCCATGGCGAGCCCTTGCTGGACGAGGCGGCCAACAAGATGGGGCTCACCCAGTTCTTCCCGACGCCCGAGCGGCTGGCCCTGGTGGATGTGGAAACCCTGGGCATGCCCCGCGCCCGCGGCCGGGCCCTGGTCGGATTGGCGGCTGCCGCGGCGGCCGACCCGGACCTGTTTGGAACCCGCCGCAGCCTGGACGAGGCGGTGGCCGCCCTGCGCGCATTGCCGGGCATCGGCGAGTGGACGGCCCAGTACATCGCCATGCGCGCCCTGCGCGAACCCGACGCCTTCCCCAGCGCCGACATCGGCCTGATGCGGGCGCTGGAATCCCCCGACGGCGTGCGCCCCACCCCCGCCGAGCTGCTGGTCCGGGCGGAGCGGTGGCGGCCGTGGCGGGCCTATGCGGCCTCGCACCTCTGGGCGGCCGATCCCAAGAATCCCTCGGAGACCAAGCATGCCCAGGCCGCCTGA